TGCGGCGCCTGGGTCGTGCTCTCATTCCGCTTCATGGTTTTCATCCCGCTACCCTCGCCGGCGACGGCACCTCGAGTCGATCGAGCGCCGTGGTCAGCACGTCATGGTTGGGGCCCGGGGGCAGTCCCTGGACCAGGTGTCCGGGCACGCGTACTGCCCGCCGGATGTCGTCATCCTCCCACAGCGCCCCGAGGTACCGGAGGCGGCGATGGAGGAACCGCTCGGTGGCCGTGGCCAGCCGTTCGAACGTCTCGTACCCCTCGTGCGGGTCCATCACCCGGTTCACGAGGATGTCCACGCCCATGTCCGCCACCTGCAGGCCGACGATCTTGATCGTGGCGTAGGCGTCGGTCAGCGCCGCGGGCTCCGGCGCGGCCAGCACGATGCAGCGGGTGGCCCGCATCGTCGCGACCCGCACCACGCTCTCGAGGCCGGGCCCGGCATCGATGATCACGGCGTCGAAGTCGTCGTACAGCCCGCTGAGGCGGTGGTGCAGCCGGGCCCGGTCCACCGCCGACATCGCGTACAGGCTCTCGGCCCCGCTGTCGGCCGGGAGGAGCATCAGCTGCTCGGTCACCGGCACCAGCAGGTCCCGGGGGCTGATCGCGTCCTGCAGCAGGTGCTCCAGCCGGTGGCTGCGCTGCACGCCGAGGAGCACGTGCAGGTTGCCGAGGTTCTGGCTGCCGTCGACCAGCAGCACCCGCCGGCCGTCCTGCGCCAGGCGCTGGGCCAGCAGCACGCTGACCACCGACTTCCCCACCCCGCCCTTCCCGCTGCCGACGACGATCGCGGGCGGGCCGGTCGGTTCCGCCGGTTCGGGCCGGCGGGCCGCCATCATGGCGCGCAGCAGCGCGGCCTGGTCGGTCATGCGACCACCTCCGACGCCTGCGCGGTGCGGACCCGGAGCGCGAGCACCGCCGCCAGCAGGCGGGGCGCGGCGGCCTTGAGGTCCCGGGGCACCTCCTGCCCGTCGGCCACCCAGCGCATGGGGAGCCGCGCCTCGGCGGCGAGGTCGAAGAGCGTCCAGTCGTCCGGCGCCTCGTCGAGCTTGCTCGGCAGCAGGTGGGTCACCCCCTGCGGGCGGTAGGCCTCGAGGGTGCGCCGCACCAGGTCGGGCTGCAGGCCGGCGGGCAGCACCAGGTGGGTCTCGTCCGGCTGGACCTGCGCCAGCCACTGCCGCACCTGCTGGCTGTCGGAGTGGTTCCGCGGGCCACGGCCCGGGGTGTCGACGAACACCAGGTCGCGGTCGCCGAGGCGACGCAGGGCGGCCGGCAGGTCGCTGGCCTCGTAGATCACCTCGAGCGGCAGCCCGGCGATGTCGGCGTAGGTGCGGATCTGCTCCACCGCCCCCACCCGGTAGGTGTCGAGGCAGAGGAACCCGATGCGCTGCCGGCCGAAGTAGTCGGGGTGGGTCGCCAGCTTGGCGACCGACGTGGTCTTGCCCACCCCGGTGGGGCCGACGAAGGCGATGGTCCGCGGGCCCGTGACCGACTCGCGGCGGCGGGCCAGGTCCGCGAGGCCCGGCGCGCTCTTGAGCAGCGGGTGGCTGCCGCCATCGGGCGCCATGCGGCGGCGTTCCCCCGCGGCGGTCTCCGCGTCCGTGGCCAGCACCTGGTAGACCGTGGCGCCGTCGGGGCCGCGCAGGGTGCGCACGGCGAGGATCTCGGCCTCGGCGCCGAGGGACCGCCGGGCGCGGACGAGCAGCCCGTCCATGGCGGGGCCGGTGAAGGACTCAAGCGGCACGGGTGAGCTCCCAGGTGGCGAGACTGTGGATCGGGGTCTGTGCCGGCAGCTCGCCCAGGGAGAGCACCGGCACGTTGGGCATCACGGGTTCGACCAGCCGCCGGATCCCCACCCGCAACGCGGGCGGGGTGATGAGCGGCCGCAGCTGGCCGTCGCGGCGGTACTCGGTCATCAGGTCGTTCAGCTGGCGCAGCGCGGTGGTGAGGTCCTCGGGCTCCATCGGCCGCTGCCCCTCGCGGGTGGGCCGCGGGCTGAACAGGCCCATGAGCGCGGTCTCCAGCCGGGGGCCGATGGTGATCCCGCTGATGGCGCCATCGCCGTCGTCGAAGAGCTGGACCAGCACCGGGGCCAGGGAGCGGCGCACCTGCTCGGTGAGCGCCTCGGGGTCCTTGGTGACCTCGGCGGCATCCGAGAGGGTCTCGAGGATGAGGGCCAGGTCGCGGATCGGCACGCCCTCACGCAGCAGCCGCTGCAGCACCCGGTGCACGGTGCCGAGGGAGAGCTTGCCGGGGATGGTGTCATCGACCAGCGCCGGGTGGGTCTCCTTGAGGCCGTCGAGCAGCTCCCGCACGCTCTGCCGCGACAGCAGCTCGGCGGCGTGGGCCTTGATGGTCTCCATCAGGTGCGTGGCGAGCACCGTCTGCGGCTCCACCACGCTGTAGCCGTTGGCCTCGGCCTCGGTGCGGCGGTCGGCGGTGATCCACACCGCGGGCAGCCCGAAGCTCGGGTCGGTGGTGCGGATCCCCTCGATCGGGGCGGCGATGCCGGTGGTGTCGAGCGCCAGCTGGTACCGGGGCAGGATCTCGCCGGTGGCCACCCGCACGCCGCGCAGCTTGATGGCGTACTCGGTGGCGGGGAGCTGGATGTTGTCCCGGATGCGGGCCGGCGGCACCATGATGCCGAGCTCCATGGCCAGCTGCTTCCGCATCAGGCCGATGCGCTGCAGCAGGTCGCCCTTCTGGGCCTCGTCCACCAGCGGCACCAGCGCGTAGCCCACCTCGACCTCGAGCGGCTCCACCTGCAGCAGGTCCTTGATGGGCGCCGGCTCCGACTTGGGCGCCTGGCCCCGCGACACCACCACCGCCTCCGGCTCCCGGGCCCGCGCGTCGCGGCCCCGCACCAGCCAGGCGATGCCGCCCAGCGCGCTGCCCAGCACGAAGAACGGCAGGAACGGGAACCCGGGCACCAGCCCGAGCCCGCCGATGATGCCGGAGGACATCCACAGCGCGTTCTGGTGCCGGGTGAGCTGGGCCGCGATGGCGGGGCCGACCGACGGGCTGTGCGAGCCGTAGGTGACGATGATGCCGGCCGCGGTGCTGACGATGAGCGCCGGGATCTGGGTGATCAGGCCGTCGCCGACGGTGAGGCTGGTGAAGGTGCCCAGCGCCTCGGTGGCCGACATCCCCTGCTGGGTGACGCCGATGATGAAGCCGCCGACCAGGTTGATCGCCACGATGATCAGGCCGGCGATCGCGTCGCCGCGGACGAACTTGGCCGCGCCGTCCATCGCGCCGTAGAAGTCGGCGTAGCGCTGGATCTCCTCGCGCCGCCGCCGCGCCTCGGTCTCGTCGATGAGCCCGGCGCCCAGGTCGGCGTCGATGCTCATCTGCCGGCCCGGCATGGCGTCCAGGGTGAAGCGGGCGGCCACCTCGGCCACGCGGCCCGCGCCCTTCGTGATCACCATGAAGTTGATCACGATCAGGATCAGGAAGATCACCAGCCCGACGACGTAGTTGCCGCCGATCACCGCGTTGCCGAACGCCGCGATGACCTCGCCGGCGTGGCCGTGGCTCAGGATGAGCCGGGTGCTGTTCACGTTGAGCCCGAGCCGGAGCAGCGTCACCAGCAGCAGCAGGCTCGGGAAGATGCTGAACTCGAGCGGGTCGGTGACCGAGAGCGTCACCAGCAGCACCAGCACCGAGATCGCGAGCGACGTGGCCAGCAGGGCGTCGAGGATGGCCGGCGGCAGCGGCACGATCAGCAGCGCCACGACCACCACCACCGCCAGCGCCAGCCAGACCTCCGCCCCGGCCGAGAGCCGGGCCAGCATGTTGGCACCCGCGCCCACCGGGGCGCGCTGCCCCCGCGCCCGCGGCGCGCCGGCGCCCACGCCCGGTCCGGTGGCCCCCACCGACCCTACCGCCGCGCTCGGCGCCGTCACTTATCCCTCCGCGCCGGCAGCGGCGCGCCCTTCTTGCGCAGCACGAAGGCGATGACCTCGGCGACCGCGATGTAGAGCGCCGGCGGGATCGGGTTGCCCACCTTGGCGTTGGCCAGCAGCGCGCGCGCCAGGGGCTTGTTCTCGATGACCGGAATGCCGGCCCGGAACGCGATCTCCTTGATCCGCTGGGCCAGCAGCCGCTCACCCATGGCGAGCACGATCGGCGCCGGGGCCACCAGCGGGTCGTACTTGAGCGCCACCGCGATGTGGGTCGGGTTGGTCACCACCACGTCGGCGGTGGCCACGTTGGCGAGCATCCGCTTGCGGGCCATGGCGCGCTGCAGCTGGCGGATGCGTCCCTTCACCGCCGGGTCGCCCTCGGTCTCGCGATGCTCCTGCACCACTTCCTGCTTGGTCATCCGCAGGCTCTTCTCGTACTGCCAGACCTGGAAGCCGTAGTCGAGCGCCGCCACCGCGAGGAACACCAGCCCCACGAACAGCGCCATGCGGAGCGCCAGCGACCGGGTGACGCCGAAGATGATCGGGACGCCCGCGCCGGTGGTGGACAGCAGCTCGGGCCAGGCCCGGCGCAGCACCAGCCACGCCACGGTACCGATGATCACGAGCTTGAGGACGGCCTTGACCAGGCTGAAGACCGCCTCGAGGCTGCACAGCCGCTTGAGGCCGGCCACCGGGTCCACGTGGGAGAACTTGGGGACCAGCGGGTCGGTGGAGATCACGCCGCGCGCCTGCAGGGCATTCACCAGCACCGTCAGGGCCAGCACGCCGGCCAGGAACGGCGCCAGCGCCAGCAGCGTGGTCCGCCCCACCTGCTCCACGATGCCGATCGCCATGCCGGGCGACATCGGCGCCGCCACGAGCCAGGTGCTCCCCTCGCGCATCAGCTGCACCGCGTGCCGCGCCAGGGCGGTGCCGCCGGCCAGCGCCAGCATGCTGGTGCCCGCGAGCAGCAGGGTGGCCGCCGAGAGCTCGGCGCTCCGGGGTACCCGGCCTTCCTTCATCGCCTCGTCCCGTCGCCGGGGCGTGGCGGCCTCTGTCTTCTCCTGGCCGTCGGCGTCGGACATGCGCTACCTCACCGGGACCGCGGTGAAGGCGCCGATGGTCCGGCCCACCTGCCCCGGCAGCCCCTCCACCCCCGCGGCCAGGAACTGGGCCAGGAACGGGAGCGCGGCGCCGAAGGCGACCAGGCCGATGGAGATCGTGACCGGGAAGGCGAGCATCATGACGTTGAGCTGCGGCACCGCCTTGCCCAGGATGGCCAGCGCGAGGTTGGCGAGCAGCAGCGCCACCATCACCGGCGCGGCGGCCCGGATGCCCACGCTGAAGACCGTGCCGGCCAGGTCCGCGATCTCGCGGCCGCCGGCCAGGGACACCAGCGCCTGGCCCGGCGGGATGGCGGCGAAGCTCGCGGCGAGGCCCTGGTACAGCGTCAGGTGACCGCCGAAGGTCAGGTAGATCGTGAGCGCGAAGTAGCCGAGCAGCTGGCCCACGCCCACCGTGGCGCCCTCGGGCAGCGAGCCCAGCGCCTGGCCCAGCGAGAGGCCCATCTGCATCGACATGACCTCGCCCGCCAGCACCACGCCGTGCATCAGGAAGGCGCCCGTGAGCCCGATGGCGAGGCCCACCAGGGTCTCGCTCGCGAGGATCACGCTCATGGCGAGCTGGTCATCGGGAAGGCGCGGCACCGGCCCCAGGGCCGGCAGCAGGATCACCGACAGCAGCACCGCGGCCGCC
The Gemmatimonadota bacterium DNA segment above includes these coding regions:
- a CDS encoding flagellar biosynthetic protein FliR, producing the protein MTAPGLLDLVGVQDMPAFVLVSARVSGLFLAAPLWSMAGMPKSVRAAAAVLLSVILLPALGPVPRLPDDQLAMSVILASETLVGLAIGLTGAFLMHGVVLAGEVMSMQMGLSLGQALGSLPEGATVGVGQLLGYFALTIYLTFGGHLTLYQGLAASFAAIPPGQALVSLAGGREIADLAGTVFSVGIRAAAPVMVALLLANLALAILGKAVPQLNVMMLAFPVTISIGLVAFGAALPFLAQFLAAGVEGLPGQVGRTIGAFTAVPVR
- the flhB gene encoding flagellar biosynthesis protein FlhB — encoded protein: MSDADGQEKTEAATPRRRDEAMKEGRVPRSAELSAATLLLAGTSMLALAGGTALARHAVQLMREGSTWLVAAPMSPGMAIGIVEQVGRTTLLALAPFLAGVLALTVLVNALQARGVISTDPLVPKFSHVDPVAGLKRLCSLEAVFSLVKAVLKLVIIGTVAWLVLRRAWPELLSTTGAGVPIIFGVTRSLALRMALFVGLVFLAVAALDYGFQVWQYEKSLRMTKQEVVQEHRETEGDPAVKGRIRQLQRAMARKRMLANVATADVVVTNPTHIAVALKYDPLVAPAPIVLAMGERLLAQRIKEIAFRAGIPVIENKPLARALLANAKVGNPIPPALYIAVAEVIAFVLRKKGAPLPARRDK
- a CDS encoding AAA family ATPase gives rise to the protein MTDQAALLRAMMAARRPEPAEPTGPPAIVVGSGKGGVGKSVVSVLLAQRLAQDGRRVLLVDGSQNLGNLHVLLGVQRSHRLEHLLQDAISPRDLLVPVTEQLMLLPADSGAESLYAMSAVDRARLHHRLSGLYDDFDAVIIDAGPGLESVVRVATMRATRCIVLAAPEPAALTDAYATIKIVGLQVADMGVDILVNRVMDPHEGYETFERLATATERFLHRRLRYLGALWEDDDIRRAVRVPGHLVQGLPPGPNHDVLTTALDRLEVPSPARVAG
- the flhA gene encoding flagellar biosynthesis protein FlhA, giving the protein MLARLSAGAEVWLALAVVVVVALLIVPLPPAILDALLATSLAISVLVLLVTLSVTDPLEFSIFPSLLLLVTLLRLGLNVNSTRLILSHGHAGEVIAAFGNAVIGGNYVVGLVIFLILIVINFMVITKGAGRVAEVAARFTLDAMPGRQMSIDADLGAGLIDETEARRRREEIQRYADFYGAMDGAAKFVRGDAIAGLIIVAINLVGGFIIGVTQQGMSATEALGTFTSLTVGDGLITQIPALIVSTAAGIIVTYGSHSPSVGPAIAAQLTRHQNALWMSSGIIGGLGLVPGFPFLPFFVLGSALGGIAWLVRGRDARAREPEAVVVSRGQAPKSEPAPIKDLLQVEPLEVEVGYALVPLVDEAQKGDLLQRIGLMRKQLAMELGIMVPPARIRDNIQLPATEYAIKLRGVRVATGEILPRYQLALDTTGIAAPIEGIRTTDPSFGLPAVWITADRRTEAEANGYSVVEPQTVLATHLMETIKAHAAELLSRQSVRELLDGLKETHPALVDDTIPGKLSLGTVHRVLQRLLREGVPIRDLALILETLSDAAEVTKDPEALTEQVRRSLAPVLVQLFDDGDGAISGITIGPRLETALMGLFSPRPTREGQRPMEPEDLTTALRQLNDLMTEYRRDGQLRPLITPPALRVGIRRLVEPVMPNVPVLSLGELPAQTPIHSLATWELTRAA